The following DNA comes from Emys orbicularis isolate rEmyOrb1 chromosome 13, rEmyOrb1.hap1, whole genome shotgun sequence.
cagcagcactggcaacgatgcagagctctccagcagagatggccgtgcaatctaatagaaagagggccccagcatggactgatcgggaagtcttggatctcatcgctgtgtggggcgatgagtccgtgctttcagagctgcgctccaaaagaaggaatgcaaagatctacgagaagatctctaaagccatggcagagagaggatacagccgggatgcaacgcagtgccgcgtgaaaatcaaggagctgagacaaggctaccaaaaaaccaaagagggaaaccgacgctctggatcccagccccacacatcacgtttctacgaggcactgcattccatcctaggtgcggccgccaccactaccccaccagtgaccgtggactccgaggatgggatattgtccacggccggttcctcgttggaaatgttagctgacggggaagatgaggaaggagatgaggaggacgaggcagtcgacagcgcttgcaccgctgatttccccgacagccaggagctcttcatcacccttaccgagatcccctaccaaccgtccacagcccttaccccggacaccgaatcaggggaaggatcaagcagtgagtgctttaaacatctaaacatttaattttaacataactggaatatttatattgttaagaatgggcttttcattcactcatttaaacatagaaacttttatttataacaaaacaggaatattaactctattagcaatttggtgttcatgatttatttggcttagtcaactatttagtcctaactatgtatagaaaatcaaataatgtccggatattcatgattaggccaccacaggacgctccactctgtagtcccttatgctgcacttaaaggaaaagacggtcaatgtgcccgggaatggacagagagtcctcctgggatagctcggcatagctctcctggaggtaccgctcaagcatgcgcatcaggttccgcagcagggcgatcttgttcggtccaccatggtaacagacgttcccacgccatgagtccattaggtagtccgggatcatggcacggcacagcatggcggcatacggccctggcctctgcatggtctcccgaagcatccttcccctctcggtctccgagatcctcatgagagtaatatcacacatgacgccctgctttaaattagggaggggaatgttagtattgggactgctttgcagccacgcggtggaggcggcagaggggcagcatacagggagctttcccggggacagccgcgaggtggtgggacaggggcagagctcatgcttccctgattgctgccagcagagagtggccttgcattcagtgcgaaaggagcccagtgctactattacatttttaagctgccacaagtctacggcttaccatgctttcctgcaacagaagtagaggtgtcctgcaatgcttctctgatcgcaaccgcaagaccccaggcactgaaggcgaaggccgaaaattcgaccttgtcctgagtgcgcatgtgaaaggtccagtgcatggtgttgttcacagagaaagactatgttctttgttagcaacttcatttatctgtctcaggaattcactccctttctcccattcccacagacacatctgcgactgtctcccaacccagcctggcatcacactcccagaggctagcgcagattaggagaaggaagagaaagacgcgtgaagacatgttttatgaacttatggactgctcacgagagcaggcagcccagacgacacagtggagggagaacttgtcacaaatgcacagagcagtcatggaacgggaggagaggtggcgccaggaggaccagcaggctactcaaaccctgcttggactaatgagggagcaaacggacacgctccggcgcctagtggatgttctgcaagaccggaggcaggaggacagagccctgctgctgtctatctctaaccgccctcccccgccaccaagtcccacacccccctcaccaaaagtacaaagaaggaggggcggcaagggccgttaaaactttcagtcggcccctgcacactgctgcagcactggaaggctctcgttccacaaagtttgaaaagtcctttcctacccatctcacactagcccacgtccaagtttcctccccccccttttcatgtgcggttcataataaaacatctgtttctgttaagtactgtttccgagagtgtcttttagaggggattctgtctgaagggggggaaggggtttgttacttggacaggacagtcacctgtagcaggctacagaggcgggggcaggtccagcatcaggacacatacacagtgcagtcaccagttaccctggtcagtctgggaggcggttttcatgttctggggtgcgagggggttgatctgtgactttgtggcgggggagggcagttagagatcttctgccgcggtccttatcctggatcacagagccacgcagcagggggtctgttaccctccgccccctgccagaaagtcacttggccgacacatacacgcagtcccgcccaggactgctggcaggctgcgttgaaacaaccaatccagcactgcggagcctgtcattcccggagtttagaagcatcatttgcatcagaacactaaacccgccccccgccacagtctgcgtccctggtttaaaacattcccgcgaaaacagtaagaaagagaaccttgttcattaacaaaacggaacagattttatttgttgggaaggtggggaagggggtatgtaacttggaagggtagtcaacagtaactgggtaaagaaatgggggcaggttcagcatctgtgtccacaaagtaaacagtcactggagaccctgctcagtcaggaacctggctttcaaagcctccctgatgcacagcgcgtcccgctgggatcttctaatcgcccggctgtctggctgggcataatcagaagccaggctatttgcctcaacctcccaccccgccataaaggtctcccccttgctctcacacaaattgtggagcacacagcaagcagctatcacaatggggatattggtctcgctgagatcacagcgagtgagtaggcttctccatctccccttgagacggccaaaagcacactccaccaccattctgcacttgctgagccggtagttgaatagttctttccctgagtccagtgcgccagtgtagagcttcatgagccagggcattagcgggtatgcagggtccccgaggatgactgtaggcatctccacatccccaacagttactttgtggtccgggaagtaaagaccttcctgcagccgtctaaacagaccagagttcctgaaaacccgagcgtcatgaaccttgccaggccatccaacgttgatattagtaaaacgtccccgatggtccaccagtgcttgcagcaccatggaaaagtatccctttcggttgatgtactggctggcctggtggtccggtcccaggatagggatgtgagtcccatctatagccccaccgcagtttgggaatcccatctcggcaaagccatctatgatgagctccacgtttcccagggtcactaccttagatagcagtagcttgacgattgccttggctacttgcatgacagcaacccccacggtagacttgcccacaccaaagtggttagcgacggaccggtagctgtctggcgttgcgagcttccagagggctatggcaactcgcttctggacagtcagggctgcccgcatccgggtgtcctttcgcttcagggcaggggacagcaactcacacagttcgaggaaagtccccttccgcatgcgaaagttgcgcagccactgggattcatcccagacctgcagcactatgcggtcccaccagtccgtgcttgtttcacgggcccagaatcgccgttcaacagtatccacaagacccagtgacagcgagatgtcctgggcgctgggtctcatgttctctgagaggtcggagctagtgtccgacttcatgccgtcacggtggtgccgtagcctcctctcatgatttatctgcagctgcctctggtacaggtggaggagaagctgcgaggcgttgagaactgccacaactgcagcgatggtcgcagcgggatccatgctcgcactgctgtggcgtccgcgctgtcagtaatcagaaaagcgcgcgaactgatttcccgccggcgctttcagggagggagggagggagggagggcgggagtgacggacggatgacgacaggcgccccaaagcaccctcgacacatttttttacccagaaggcatttggggctcgacccagaattccaatgggcagcggggactgcgggaactgtgggatagctgcccacagtgcaccgcttccaatgtcgacgcttgccccgttagtgtggactcaccaagtctcacaaagtcgaattactgtccttagtgtggacacacacgttcgactttgtaatatcgattccacatagtcgaattaactaaaatcgaagtactctcgtagtgtagacaaggcctcaaagTTTTAACTCCACAGCACGTTTCTTCCCCATTGTACGGGCATCGGGTTTGCTGCAGATCCAGCGTCTCCATGTGCCGCACCGCGAGCTGCCGAACCAGTCCTCATCAATCAGAAAAACACAGTTGCCACCTCCTCTTATCGGAAACCTGCAACAGAGACGCCAGGAGTGGGAGTCAGGGAGGGGTGGGGCATTGCCCATCACTCACGGACAGGGCTGCACCCAGAGGCATCGACCCCATTTCAGACTCCTCCCTGGCAGATGTAGGcaacaagtacagtaactcctcacttaaagttgtcccagttAACACTGTTTCGtagttacgttgctgatcaattagggaacatgctcgtttaaagttgtgcaatgctcccttctaacatcgtttggcagccgcctgctttgtccactgcttgcaggaagagcagcccgttgcagcgagctggtgggggcttggaaccaggctggaccggcagctcccctatcagctccccgctcccctaaattccctctgcagcagctgcccagtagGCAATCAATtccagctgtccctccccccactgccatgtgctgctcctgccctctgccttggagctgctccctgagactcctgcttgctgtgcggggggaggggagaaagagggggggccaatgtcagggtgtccccctcccccctgttcctgcaccccacttaccccatcttccatagagcagggggacacacgacagggctcaggacagagagagcttgctggcagcagctgcgggctgatctaattaacaaggcagggtacttaaaggggaaatgcgcatccctctctctctctcacacacacacagtgtgtgtctctgtctgcgatgctgtctcccctccctccattcctgctgccttgtagagcgtgagagttaacccttgagggctcagccgagtgctagttcatcatttagcagcaaggcattccctaggaaatatcccaccctctgactccaccacctcaaccaagcttcacaatcatcatcactgtgtaccagtattaaattgtttgtttaaaacttatactctgtgtgtgtgtatatatatatatcatatagtcttttgtctggtgaaaaaaaatccctggaacctaaccccccatttacatgaattcttatggggaaattggatttgcttaacatcgtttcgcttaaagtcgcatttttcaggaacagaactacaatgttaagcgaggagttactgtagtggctattgcagggcagggagaggagaaagcggGTGGGGCTGAAAGACGACAGCTGGGGCTTCCAGAGGAGTCTTTGTGCTGGTAGATATTAGGCACGACTTGCCCACTACTCAGCTTTGCCTGACGCTCTCCCCTTGCCCCAACTTTCTCTCCAGGCCCATTCGGCCCAGAGGGGAGAGAATCCACAGGCCTCTCCCATGGCagcgagcagcagcagctctctgTGGAGAAGAGTTTGAGCCGATCCTCCCCAGGCCGCTGGGGAATTGTGAGAGAGGCCGGGGGCCTGTTTCAAACCCCACGGGCTGTCAGGACAGACTGTTAGTACTGAAATGAGATTTCTCCCTACAGCCTTCCCATGGAGAGAAGCTCAAATTACCCCAACAGTGAAGGACCCTGTTCTTCTCCACACACCACTCCTTAGAGTGGGCTTAGGGAGTCTAACTTCCACCCGGACAGGCCAATGGGGACGGGGGAGCTCAGGTTAGTGTCTCCTCCAGCAACCTCCCTTGTGCCCAGAACTGCAGTGCATTGTAACCCccgtggggcagggaccatccttcTGTTCTGTGatcgtacagcgcctggcacaatggggccctggtctagGACACTGAGGTGCTACATTACTACAAATTATGATAACACTGTGCGGGGGACACAAATGCTGGTGAAATATTGGTTTTAGTCCATGAAAACCAAATACCAAGAAGAGCCCAGACAcattcccacaccccaaacaACCTTGGTTAAATATATTCTTCATCTTTTGGCAGCACGGCAGACACTCGTGATCTAACACGGAGAATGTTACTGGAGGGAAAGGGACTCACCGGTTGTCAAATTCGGTGCCGTTGGGCCATCTCCAGGGCTGGCCTGGCTCCCTCTGGAGGCCGATCCAACGGTCGAAGAAGCCCTTATAGCGCAGCAGGAAATCCTGAAAAATAAGACAAGGCAGATGACGTTTAGGCCCCTGGCTCTGGTGCTCACCTGCCCCTGTGGCTCGGTGTGGTGCCCAGTCAGAAGTTCTGGTTGGGCCACCTGTAGTTTGCCAGCTGAGAGCCCGAGGTCCGATGACACCAGCCCAGCCCATGCCACAGGGAGGCTGAGAATAAGTCGCAGTTTAACGATCCAGCTGTGGGTCATGAAGACAGGACTCGGTGACAGCAACAGTtctcccctgcaccagccccactCTAGGTTTGGAAGGGGTCGGAGCAGGCAAAGGAAGGGCCATCAGGAGAGCAGCTGGCAGCTCCCTCCTCTGACAGCAGCTTCAGCCGGTGAACCGatcgctggctgagagtcccggttTGTTGGACGTCCCATCAGACTGGGGCCTGCTCAGCTGGGAGCCTGGGGACATGTGCAGGAGCTGCTTAGAGGCCATATTTACCCCCCTCTAGCTCCATCCCCACATCCATGTTTACATGGACAGACCTGCCCCTGCCTTTCTCCAGTCTGGGCAACTTTGGCTTCACTGGCACCTCTGCACCTCCTtgccaggctccttcccagcagctTTGCACAtagcgcccccctgcccccagccaggcaggAGCTGCTCTGAAGAAGGGCAGAGCTAACTCCCTGCACAGCCCAATAGTGCTTCCCCTGGCACCCATGGGGTCACTGGCTGTGGTGTGCTGGAGAGGCAGGTTCTTTGAGTGCTTGGTCACGTCAGTTCCAAGTAGGTGTGTTTGCACAGTCGtcagaaggtttttcccctagtggtACCCGTCgcgtcggctgtggagccccctggaatcatgccttcatggcggtgtatataggtccctgccaacccgccgcctcctcagttccttcttaccgccagcgacagtcattggagcagcTCTTCTCTTGCTATGGCAAACAATCCCCTAGTGGACTTTTTTTGTTGTACCTGTAAATAGTTGAAAACTTAGTTTTTTACATGGAAAGGACGGAGCCATTTTGAAAGTCGACACAGCTCTTCGTTGCAATTGCTGAGTGGATGAGGGGACTCCCGGTGTGGTCCCAAAGGATCTCGTCGTGGATCACGGCCTGTAGCAGAGCGTGCTACCACCCAGCCAAGTTACCTGCCCCAGCATTAACAGCGCACAGGCTTCCTCGGCAGCGTTCCTGGTGcaggtccccattcaggacaCCTTCATGTTGCATTACTCAGCAGGCTAGAGACAACGCAGCATTCGGCAGGGCAGTGCTGCAGTCTGCGACTCGGTGAACTCCGACCCCTCCTCTTAGGAGATGCTTGGGAGTCACCGACTTGGAagcgacatgagcaagcacttgaagaagaaaaaatggttacctaccttttgtaactgttgttcttcgagatgttgctcacatccattccaagacccacccacctcccctctgttggagtatccggcaagaaggaactgaggaggcggcgggttggaagggacctttatACACCACCATGaaagcgccactccagggggctccacagctgacccgatGGGTACCACTAGGGGAGAAACCTTCCGACGACTGTGCATACAGCgcacacacacctacttggaattgaCATAAGCAACACGTcttgaaaaacaacagttacgaaaggtaggtaactttTTTCTCAACAGGCAGCCCACTGGTCAGGAGCTGACCCGGCCGGCCCAGCCCTACAGAGGTGGATCCTCCCATGTGGGGCTCTGGGAAAGAGGAGGGTGGGCTGGGAGTGATCCCTGACTGCAAACCCAGCTCTAGCCAGGGCTGGGAATCGGCCGCCAGAAACACTCTCAGGGTTCCTAGCATGAGAGGCAATGGGTCAATTTCTGGACCTCTGGGGTTGAGCCCAGCCCGATTCCAGCCCTGCCAGGCCCAGTCTGTTGGGATAAAACATCTGCTGCTCTCTCACCTTTTCCTGCTCACTGTCGATCGCAGCCAGGGAGGCGCTGAGTGCAGAGCACTGGCTCTGGCTGTTGTTCCAGTTCCCGTCAGTCTCTGAGAAATAATAGCATTTCCCTCGGTATCCGATCCAGCCGTCCGGGCAGCAGGGCACCGCAGGGGGGCATGGAGCAGCCACAGGTGGTTTGGATTTTTCCACTGAAAGTGAGACAAGTAACACAGGGTCAGAGATGCTATTCCCCTCAGCCTGATTCTGTGTCTGAGTGAATGAGGGAAGAGAATCCCTCAGATCCAAGCTTAAACCCCTGGTAGCTGGGCCAAGGGAGGAACAAGACTCCTTGGAACAAGAAATGGACGACCGCTTCCCCCCACATCTTCTTTAGTGGTTCAGTCTCTGGGGGTCACAATCACAGAAAGTGCAGCTGACGAGCAACCCAGAGCAGAGTGCAGCAACACCGGAGTCACCATGAAGGCGTGGAGCAGGCGGGTAGgggcagggtgaccatatttccctatgctcaATACAGGACAGCTGGTAAAATTCCTCGGATTCAAGCGAGTTCagtggcaatcaatcagaactacaCAGTGCAATCATTTAAATTAACATCAaattgactgagcccctgttaaaaagaaatcctGCGTAGCTGGATTCCTTTtttttaccttcttatctttaaggctttagggttcacgtgggggagaggtgacacacacacccctaccagcccccccccacacacacacacacagggagaggtgacGCACACACACTTCCTTACAACTCTCTCacatgagggggagggggagggaccgaCCAActccacactccctgcccccctccatgcctggctgggcccctagGACAGACACGTGGCTCCTGGCACCACATCTTCCCGAGGCAACACCTGGGGGGCACGGGACGCAGGGTCACATgacctccccagatttctgccagggttcacaccagaatgtggccacagcagccttttggcacagggtgggggggcgtgtgtgtgtgtgtgagtgacggGACAGGAGCAGCTTCCAGCCGCAGGGGacagggcgggggagggcgggATGACTTGGCccctgtctttgcagagctcgtctcttctccccctccactcccGTGTGGCTAGAAGCAGCTTCTCCCTTCCTGCTCACGCAGTGTCGAAAgacagctaacacctccaggctgatGCTGGGCACTGACACAAATAGCCACCTCCGGCTACAGTGTGGGCAGGAAGCCCTAAacatgcattgtgcaccaggcccagggaacctgcctgcaggggcttcagtgaacctggccagagaggtggctcagcaggggaggggccggagcAGCCCCGCGCTGCCTGGGAGCAGGACCCAGGGCGGGTGAAGAGGTtgcctggggggctgctgtggagcctgcagggtcgAGGcgcgaacaggctggaaatcgctcccgcaccccacacacaccccagagctgagctgaggggggagaggcttccccgtgccagcgctgtgccgggctttggcacatgcagggctcagcTCCTTCTAGCCAGCGCCCCGGGCCAGAGGGTCCTGGGCTTTCCCAGGCtgccggcccagccagaggcagtgggggaaggaaggagcctgccggccaggctgcttatgagctgagcgctccgaccaggggctggttctctgcacagcgctGGAAGAGGGACGGGccctgccgggggcggggggaatatGGAGGAGCAGCTGGGCTAGGGGAGGGTGAAGGAGCAAAGCAGGGAAagggggagcatgtaaagggccCAAGGGTGGGCAGCAGGGGCGACATGTAACTTACCTGGACaccgcactcaccagccaccgcagctcgCAGCCAGCGCCGGCTGGCTGGAAACAGGACGGGGCCGGGGGGaagcagggccctgctggccgaaAGCCGGCacgcagcaggggctgtgctgatggaccagcagggggagctgacAGCCCCACGCACTGCATCCTCTCCCCACCGCCACTCCCAGCAATGGCCACTGGCCACTGCCCCCCTCTCACCACTGGTGGGTGGGCGCCTGACCTGCTCGGCAATAGTGCCCATAATGTACAGTGCGCCTGGAACTATAGAAACAGAAGCCCTCAAAGCCCTCACCGCTCCTGGGTGggcagctggcgagcagggatccggccagcagcaagacccgccagtactgatgggaaggagacagaaaatatgggacaatttccccatttttaagaaaaagtcagaacacctgcaggagggcttaaatacaggactgtccctttaaacacgggacgtctggtcaccctaggtagggGGAACGATACCTGATGGTCGGCACAGACCAATATTGACACCAGAGAGGGTTCAATATAATTACATGGGATGCTGGGTCTGCTAACCCAGGGACGTCCTGCTACCCCAGCTGCTTGGCTCCCCTCTCCAGGCTCTTTGCTTTAGAGATGCCGTGAGATGAAGATGGGATTAGACTCACAACAGGGAACAAACCCAggtgcttcttggagcagctggtcttGGAACCCCCCAGAGGAGAGAGAATTCTTGagttagtcctaagtggtgcagaggacctggtccaagaggtgaatgtagCTGAACTGCTCGGcaatagcgaccataatgtacAGTGCGTCCGGAGCTGTATAAACAGCAGCCCTCAAACGGCACCGACAGGGCCAGTTAGTGTCTCTGGGGGACCTTCACTTCCGATTTCCTTCATCTGTGGGTTGAACCTCTCAGCCTCAAGGGGGGTTTTGATACTGAATGATAAGGCCTGAGTCAGTGACACACAGGAGCACCCACCGGCCCTGAAGAGGGGCTGCAGAAAGGCCAGGCCGATAACGGCAGAGCGGCGTGCTGCAGACGGGACGTGCTGCTTAGCAACGGTGAGATGGCAGGTATAGAAATCAACAATAATGTCTGTCAATAATGTGCCCTTTTAGCGTTGCTGATCCTATTGTTCCATGTGCACTTTACCCTAGACACGCAATATGTGTATGGGGAGCTGGAAAGCTCTGAGGTGTAGGAAGATTTAGCACCTTGAAAACGCCTCTACttgatctctctgggcctcagtttccccatccagaAAACAGAGATAAcaatccctctgtgcctcacaGATCTCCAGCTACTAAGGTGATGGGGGCTGCATAAGCCTTTAGACAAACTCCTTTCTCGCCTGACTGCCGAAGCCaaaggggacagggaggagagaTGACTGTATGTGACTGTGACAGCTCCAGAgggagcagagactggctgggccATGCATTTACCTCTTAAAAATTCTGCTAGAGTAGCGATAGTGATGATGGTGATCAACATAAAAATGGTGACTGCAGCGAGGGCGACAGCTGGGACTAGGACTTGACGGGAAGCACATTTCCTGAGCGTGTGGTTAGACCCAGGGCCTGAAAGAGACAAAGCCATGAGTGCTTCTGGGGAGCAGACTCATTAACGGTATCCGTGCCTGAGCCGCTGTCGAGCAAACATCTATTGTGATTCCCAGGGTGCTGCCCTTCCCCTCTGGGTACAGACATTAACTACAGCCCCCAGTCAGAGGGATAAACTGTCCAGTCCCAAATGAC
Coding sequences within:
- the LOC135887312 gene encoding C-type lectin domain family 2 member D-like, producing MYMDPESQRAAASEIELLGVQHAPQGLQERGETEERFSGGAERGPGSNHTLRKCASRQVLVPAVALAAVTIFMLITIITIATLAEFLRVEKSKPPVAAPCPPAVPCCPDGWIGYRGKCYYFSETDGNWNNSQSQCSALSASLAAIDSEQEKDFLLRYKGFFDRWIGLQREPGQPWRWPNGTEFDNRFPIRGGGNCVFLIDEDWFGSSRCGTWRRWICSKPDARTMGKKRAVELKL